Below is a window of Lagenorhynchus albirostris chromosome 11, mLagAlb1.1, whole genome shotgun sequence DNA.
aagcccgcatgcggcaacaaagacccaacgcagccaaaaataaacaaataaatttatttaaaaaaaagagagagtagtAGTGTAATGGAAAGGATACTGATCTGAAGTCAGAAGACCTCTATCACTCTGTAAATTTTGTcagtgacctttggcaagtcactGAATCTTTCTACACCTTAGGTTTCCAAAAGGAGGGTATTGGAGgcacttccttggtggcacagtggctaagactccatgctcccaatgcagggggcccgggctcgatccctggtcggggaactagattccacatgcatgccgtaactaaggagcccacgaacTGCAGCTAAGGaacccgcctgctgcaactaagacccagcacaaccaaataaatttttttttttaaaaaaaggagggaatTGGAGAGGATCCTCACCCCCCTTCTAAGCAATCCAAACAGGGTCAAGTTAATGAAGAACATATGGAATAATCTGAAATGATCCATCTCAATAGCATTTAACCTTACTTAGATTATTTGCAGCAAATATTTGCTTTCCTGTGAAAAcgtttcaaatttttttttcagagatgtagattttttgttttgtttttcttttgttttggcctcaccgtgcggcttgcaggatctcagttccctgaccagagactgaacccaggcccataGCAGTGAAAAgagccgagtcctaaccactggaccaccagggaattccttcagagatgtagattttttttttttttttcagagatgtAGATTTTTAACTGAGTTCTCTCATCTTGTAATGGGCAAGTCTTTGTCTTGACctgggtattttatattttaaccgCTTCTTtgaaatcattatttattttacacacagATATAGGGTGAGAAGGATTCATAGTAAATTAGACAGGCATGCCCAACTTATCAAACGAGTTATACTATGCAGTTTCCATAAGCCACTCAGAGTTTCACACACACTGgagtgagggacttccccggtggtccagtggttaagactccatgctcccagtgcaggaggcccaagttcgatccctggtcagggaactagatcccgcatacatgctgcaactaaagatcctgcacaccacaacagagatccgtgccgcaactaagactgggagcagccaaataaataaacgaatatttttaaaataaataaataattaaaattaaaaaacactggaaggaaaagtataaattcaaattacagCCCAGATTTGCAACcaactctgaagaaaaaaaatttcttcagaaactttttcaGGGTCTTTTAAGGGGCCCAATTCTTAAAACCTAGAATAGTATTAACAATGTAGTCATAGTGTGGCATATACCTTTTAAATAATGCTTCAGAACACCAGGGCCTGTATAATAATGCTAAATGTTACAGAAAGGTATAGTACTATTGTGATATCCCTTCTGtatgaaatatgaaaaatatgccCTGTTTTTCAATTAAACAGCAAATTGAAAATTTTCAACTAATTATTATCTATTAATGTTTACAGACACCCAACCAGTAACTTACAAAGCGTTATGTAATAAAGCTTTTCTACAGATGTTCAtcttacatttaaaacattttcaaggagggaaaacaaaacaatcagaAGCAAGGAATGAGCAGAACTAAATTTTTAGTGCCAACATTTATATGCTACTTTACAAAGTAGAACAATTAAAGGGAAAGGGAGATATGAGAACAGATACTAAATTTTTCTGAAACACTAGGCACCCTTGTGCTCGTTATTTAATTGAGAACTAAAATGGCCACATTACACAATGCAACAGGATTTAACAATGACGTCATTGACAGAAAGCCACTGGAATGAATAAATAGGAGCAATTGAAAAGGTCTCAAGACTGCCTTCTCAGTCTTTTCAAATCAATCAAGGCACCTACGTTTTAAAGGAGACCTTTTCTACTTAAACTGAACTCGTTtaaaaagcacttaaaaaatcACACTAAGAATCAAATATAATACTAGATACAACAAATGACGCCGAAACATTTATATTTGATaagagtattattattttaaaatagaaaattctcTTGTATGACCTTTTGCACTAGAATGTTAATTTTGAACACATTTAAATCCTCTAAACCTACTTATCACTAATGTTCAAATGAACTAGTCTAAAATACAACTCTCTTAACAAATTAGGTCTCAGCAATCTGACCCCAAGTTTAGCGACACTTGGCAAACCAACTCTGGTATCGCATTCAACTTAACTTCTAAGAGGAGACATTTTCCTGACCCCGATAAAACTGAGCAgatgtgaaatttttatttttagtgcctGAAATTTGCTTCTTGAGTGTATTATAGCCATCAAGGAAATGTGCTCTATTCTCTTGCCAAAGCCCACCCCTGTACTCTTTATTAGGCAGAACTCCCACAAAGTCATCCAAACTAAGTCTTTCAAAACCAGGCCCCTCCTCAACCTGGGGGAAGAGTTTTCTGGATTTAGCAGTGGCTGAGAAAAAATCTGAAGctttaagcttaaaaaaaaacaaaaaaaaacaaaaaaccaagatcTTTGAGCATATGActagaaaatgaaagggaaaagggTGCTGATAAAGGGGAAAGggtgttgatttaaaaaaaaagctgctaacttaaaaaacaacaaaaactaagaGCCTATAGATCATTTCACTGTCTGGAAACTAAACTCAGTTTACTGGGTGGTCTCTTCTTCACTACCACCCACCAGGGGCAGAGCTGTGAAAAACAGGAATACAGAGACAGCGGGCTTATTTGGTTCTAAGTTTGTGCCTTTGCCTGTATATTCAAGCAAACAAACATAGTGAAAGTCAAAATGAGAGCTTAGAAGATTTTTAAACGTTacctttaaaaactaataaatgtgggaattccctggcagtccagtggttgggactccttgcctccactgctggggggcagtgggggggaagggggatgggttccttagatccctggttgggtaactaGGATCCcaacaagctgtgcagtgtggccaaaaaaaaaaaaaagaaaaaaaaagaaaagaaaagtaaacatactAACCTGCAGTCTTCCACAACCATGTAATAATAATGTCTCACTTTGCAGAGTGCTATCTACCTACCTCTCTGTATCTTGTAGCTTACAACATGATTTCATATCCAAAGCTCTTTCCACTACATCATACTGCCAAGAGGTTGagtttttctaataaaataactATATACCAGAAAAACCATATATCAGAAATAACTATATATGAGACACTTTGTAGCAGCCGCACAACAGCTAAGGAGCACTAAGCTTCCAGGAAATGACTTTATTATCTTTCATTAAGGCTGAAGTCAGAtcaattgaaggggaaaaaaatgttgcaCAAGTATGACTAACCAGAAAGAAACATGTATCTTCAGAAACCACTATTAATAAAGCAATCTCAACTCTCACAAAATGGCCTTTCAGAGCCTCATTCTCTCCTTAGTGAATGTCAAACTGCTGCTACCTTACATAAAGGCATGCATTTTCTAGAGCTCAGAGACCATCAGTAACAGCTAGGTCGGTAGCCCTATCTTATGACATAGTAAATGGCAGACTTCCCCAGAGCATGATTTAGCAATGAAAGTGTCTCAGAACTGTTCCTTAGAGCTGAAGTTATAAACCGTTTAAAAATTGAAAGGATCCAAATTATTACTAACTAGAACAATCTCAGTTTTGCTTTCCTTAGAAGAGCAAAACTGCTGGATACAACCACCtaagagcaaagagaaaacaaacacacaaatgtaGATTACCCAGAAAGTGTCTAATTTTCCAGGCTGTTGGGTTcagtttttattaaacttttcccATTTCTACTCCCATAATTTTTAGCCTATAAAAAACTTGCCAGCTCTAGAGCCTtaaatttcaaagaaacaaaaatatcttttccGAAACATTTTAAACAGTCTAAAGGATTTCTCATGTCCCAAGTTAAAACGAACAGGTAATGAATGCCCCAGACTAGAACTAACAGCAAGTAGTCTCATCACTTAAGTGCTTCCCAGTATCTCAAAGTACTCATCTAGAAAATAAGGCAGTTGTATGAGACGATTTTCtcaggtcccttccagctctaacttTCTATTCCAAGATCTCCAATTCACTAAGAAAATTACTGTCTGTTAAGGCTCAAAATGTACTAATTTTAAACACACTACAAGACTGTGAGAAAGCAGGGAACTTGAGCAGACCTCCCCAGCACAGATTTTCCTAAACTGCAAGAGGCAGGAAATATGGTTGCCTATTTGTTATCCTCTCTTACATAAGAACCAGTCTAAACGGAATGAGAACTCTATAATAAAAGTAAACAGttaataaacccacacatattcCAACAGAAGTAGAAGTTTGGTGGTATTAAACTATTTCCCATCATAACTTGTATATATCACGCcagaatataaaaatgtgtatgtatCCTAATGTGCTTTATTAAAGATTAGCTCCATCACCAtggaatttaaaatgataaattctaaataaactaactttcaccttttaaaataaatgttttaaatttcaaattaacCAATACTAGTGAACATAGTtcaaaataaatgactgaatagtAGCATCAACTGATTCAACATACATTCCAATATATACCTCTTCCCTGACGACTCTTTCCCCTTCAAAGTTCTCCTTATTCCCAACTCCTCTCAGCTCCACCTCCCCAACTCCATTCTGGTCCCCACTCCCTTTCTCGCCCCTCCCTTCTCAACCACACACTACTTTCAAAGCAGACTAGGAAGTGGCTCTCTAATATAGGAAGTATGAGAATCACCTAGGAAgcctaagaaacaaaaaataaattaaacaaaaaaagaatcacctaagaagcttattaaaaatacacataagtACTTTCAAGGTAAGTAGGAGTTGAAAAAATTAAACCTTGCTTGCTCAGAGGGTACGCTCTTCTGGTTAACTAAAGATTAACCAGGGAACTTATTTTGTTGAAAAGTCCTTTGGAATCCATCACTTTTCCCTTGCTTACAGTTCATAAGAAGTATCTGATGATTTAATaactgccctacaaataggttaaGTTTATAACCAATTCCTATCCCCGCAGGGGTGAGCCCTCAGGCCAAATAAAGCCCTCACTGGTAagaatggttttatatttttaaagtgttgcaaaaaccaaacaaaaaagtaCATGTAACTGAAACCACACGTGGCCCacaaggcctaaaatatttactgtctggccctttacagaaaaagtttgccgacCCTTGTTCTGTAGCACCAAAGGCACTGAAAGTACAGAGACCCCAGGGACATTGCCCAGAAGGGCTCCTTTCTCATCAGGTtaactgaggaaaagaaaaaaaggttccaTTAAGTCAGTTCCAAATGACTTAGAATCATTGCTATTTCTCTAACTGACTTGCCCTCAAGAAAGTGTTACCCTCAAAAGATTCTACTCCCTTCTTTAGACTCAATAGTTTCAGCTGGGATGCTAAGTAGCTCTGGAGATAAATACAAAAGATTTCAAGCCTTACCTGAGGCATTTGCTATAGCCAAGGGCAGGCTTGGAAGCTGGTGCACCTGGATTCCTGAAGCACCCAATGCACTGAGGTTAATGGTCTGGAGGCCAGGCATGGAGGAGAGTTGAGCAGCATTCACAGTGACTGTGCCAGCAGGGATGGAAGCAGCTGAGGCAATAGGTGTAAGGGTGgtactgctgctgctggtctgccCCAAGGAAACACCCTGCATTGGGGCCAAGGTGATTGTCTGGGCCTGTGGGTTCTGAACTTGGAGGTTCTGCAGCTGAAGAGTCTGCCAACTGACCTGTCCATTGGGCCCCACTGTTGGTGTCCGGATGATGATAGGGCCAGAGTTTGGAACAGCCTGAAGCTGAAGGTTCTGGAGGGTTTCCTGGGAGATAGCTTGAGTTGTAAAGGTCTGCCCTGACAGTGGGGCTGCTTGGAGGGCCTGGAGGGCCTGTCCCCCTTGAACTAGTTGAGGCTGGATGagaatttgttgttgttgctgcgtCTGGTGGTTTTGCTCTCCCTCTTTTTGTTGACTTGCTTGCAGTGAGCCTCCAGATGTCTGGTTCTGCTGGATGTTCAGAGCATCAGATCCCTGCAGCCCACTGACCCTCTGCGGTGTCTGGCTTTGAGAGTTGGTCCCTGCTGATCCGCTGGTGGTAAAGTTCATAATTCCCATGTTGCTGGTGGTAGTAGTTGTTGAGTAGCTATTGGCATTGGTGAAAAAGGAGCTGGAACTGGCTTGTGATGATACCAAACTGGCAGAACTGATGGCAGTCCCTGAGGTGACAGGCTGTGAGCCACTCTCCTGGGACCCAGAGCTGCTGATCGTGACTGCCTGAGAGCTAGGAGTCAAGGTAGCTGCAGAAACGCTGTTGACAGGTAGCAAGGTAATATTCCCATTCAGGGCCACTGGTACATTGGTCACATACTGAGTCTGTCCTGAGAGTACATTATTAGCCAGGCCTTGGAGGGGGACAGCCTGCTGGAGTAGGTTTGGCATAGCAGCAATGATGTTGCCTCCACTTCCTCGATTTGTGATGATCTGTTGGTTTGCACCTGGTATGATCTGTATCTGACCTGAACCATCCTGCTGCACTTGGGCCCCAGTGGCAGCAAACTGCAGCTGTTGCCCATCAACGGTCTGGAACTGTGGGATTACTTGATACTGAATATTAGGCATCACTCCAGGCAGTCCTGTCAGGACTTGCTGGTTCTGTAGGTTGGAGGTGGCAGCCACAACATACTGCCCACCAGAGACCGTGCGATTCTTGGAAGACTCACTGCCATTGTTGCCATTGGTACTGCTGCCACTCTGTTCCTTCGAGGTAGGGGTAG
It encodes the following:
- the SP1 gene encoding transcription factor Sp1, with the protein product MSDQDHSMDEMTAVVKIEKGVGGNNGGNGNGGGAFSQARSSSTGSSSSSGGGGGQESQPSPLALLAATCSRIESPNENSNNSQGPSQSGGTGELDLTATQLSQGANGWQIISSSSGATPTSKEQSGSSTNGNNGSESSKNRTVSGGQYVVAATSNLQNQQVLTGLPGVMPNIQYQVIPQFQTVDGQQLQFAATGAQVQQDGSGQIQIIPGANQQIITNRGSGGNIIAAMPNLLQQAVPLQGLANNVLSGQTQYVTNVPVALNGNITLLPVNSVSAATLTPSSQAVTISSSGSQESGSQPVTSGTAISSASLVSSQASSSSFFTNANSYSTTTTTSNMGIMNFTTSGSAGTNSQSQTPQRVSGLQGSDALNIQQNQTSGGSLQASQQKEGEQNHQTQQQQQILIQPQLVQGGQALQALQAAPLSGQTFTTQAISQETLQNLQLQAVPNSGPIIIRTPTVGPNGQVSWQTLQLQNLQVQNPQAQTITLAPMQGVSLGQTSSSSTTLTPIASAASIPAGTVTVNAAQLSSMPGLQTINLSALGASGIQVHQLPSLPLAIANASGDHGAQLGLHGAGGDGIHDDPTGGEEGENSPDPQPQAGRRTRREACTCPYCKDSEGRGSGDPGKKKQHICHMQGCGKVYGKTSHLRAHLRWHTGERPFMCTWSYCGKRFTRSDELQRHKRTHTGEKKFACPECPKRFMRSDHLSKHIKTHQNKKGGPGVALSVGTLPLDSGAGSEGSGTSTPSALITTNMVAMEAICPEGIARLANSGINVMQVADLQSINISGNGF